A part of Microbacterium terregens genomic DNA contains:
- a CDS encoding cupin domain-containing protein, which yields MTINDVGPNPNAFDIEAATRQNENYRTVAWTGTHLQVTLMSIPVGESIGLEAHPGTDQFLRIDAGEGKVVMGPAEDQLDFERDVSDGWSIQVPAGTWHDVRNTGDTPLRLYTIYAPSHHAAGIVQATRADAEHDESAGTDEAPSWTVQPSEGHPDQHA from the coding sequence ATGACCATCAACGACGTCGGGCCCAACCCGAACGCCTTCGACATCGAGGCGGCCACCCGGCAGAACGAGAACTACCGGACGGTGGCGTGGACCGGAACGCACCTGCAGGTCACGCTGATGAGCATCCCGGTGGGCGAGTCCATCGGCCTGGAAGCCCACCCCGGAACGGATCAGTTCCTTCGGATCGATGCGGGCGAAGGAAAGGTCGTCATGGGGCCGGCCGAGGATCAGCTCGACTTCGAGCGTGATGTCTCCGACGGGTGGTCGATCCAGGTTCCCGCCGGCACGTGGCACGATGTCCGCAACACCGGCGACACCCCCCTGCGCCTGTACACGATCTACGCGCCGTCGCATCACGCCGCCGGGATCGTGCAGGCGACCCGCGCCGACGCCGAGCACGATGAATCGGCCGGCACCGATGAGGCACCCAGCTGGACCGTTCAGCCGTCCGAAGGCCACCCCGACCAGCACGCCTGA
- a CDS encoding universal stress protein → MTVGFDGTEASFVALDWAAQRASGRPIQVEIATVDVADLFAEDVVDDALEDAVRRFRNIAPDAEVSATDFAGRMPGALLHAARLSDLLVIGAHHRRPVRSALTGWRPLRIVSHSEVPIVVVPDDWTDTSGPILVGIDDDDSSSGAVEFASAEAAASGVALTLLHAWRMPGPTMDGSVALLPSPIEEKAAQRRVLDRVCAQVVETHPEVKVDCILARDSPSPALLTESRRSSLLVIGTHRRGLLAGSFLGSVGQDVLVEARVPICVVPATASTP, encoded by the coding sequence ATGACGGTGGGCTTCGATGGGACCGAGGCATCGTTCGTCGCCCTGGACTGGGCGGCGCAACGGGCGTCGGGGCGGCCGATCCAGGTGGAGATCGCCACGGTCGATGTGGCGGACCTGTTCGCCGAAGACGTTGTCGATGACGCACTCGAGGATGCCGTGCGACGGTTCCGCAACATCGCGCCCGACGCCGAGGTCAGCGCGACCGATTTCGCGGGAAGGATGCCGGGCGCCCTGCTTCACGCGGCACGGCTCTCGGATCTCCTGGTGATCGGGGCGCATCACCGCCGACCCGTCCGTTCCGCGCTGACCGGATGGCGACCGCTGCGTATCGTGTCGCATTCCGAGGTGCCGATCGTGGTCGTGCCGGACGATTGGACGGACACCTCGGGTCCGATCCTGGTCGGAATCGACGACGATGACTCGTCCTCCGGCGCGGTGGAGTTCGCGTCCGCCGAGGCCGCGGCCAGCGGTGTGGCCCTCACGCTGCTGCACGCCTGGCGGATGCCGGGACCGACCATGGACGGATCCGTCGCGCTGCTGCCGTCGCCCATCGAAGAGAAGGCAGCTCAACGTCGCGTTCTCGACCGTGTCTGCGCCCAGGTCGTCGAGACCCACCCGGAGGTGAAGGTGGACTGCATCCTCGCTCGGGACAGCCCCTCGCCCGCTCTGCTGACGGAGTCGCGTCGGTCGTCGCTGCTCGTCATCGGCACGCATCGTCGAGGCCTGCTGGCCGGGTCCTTCCT